Within the Irregularibacter muris genome, the region TCAATCACATTTTTGTAAGGGTTATGATAATTTTTAGGAATGAATAATCCTCTTTAATTTCTTTACATCCTCAATGTAGATCTCCTTTAATTGTCGACGATATATGATGGACGCAGGATGGTAAAGAGGGTAAATATTCAAGGGTTTTTGGTATTGAGGTAAATGAATGGTCATAGGACTTCCGTGGACATCTCCTATTTTTATTTCTTGATCTTCACTTATGGCTTTTAAAGGCGTATTCCCTAAGGTCACGATTATTTTTGGCTCTATAATCTCTATCTCTTTTTCTAAATAGGGCTTACAAAGACTAATTTCTTCTTGGGTGGGAGGTCTATTGACCTGCCGATTGGTCTTGGGATTTATTTTAAAGGGTCTAAACTTAACTACATTACCGATATAGATATCTCTACGATCTATTTGAAGGATTTCTATAAACTCATCTAAGTTTTTACCGGCAGCCCCCACAAAGGGTTTTCTTTGCTCTATCTCTTGCCTTCCGGGGGCTTCTCCGATGAGCATAATCGCTGCATCTAAATCACCCGCTCCAAATACAATATCTTTTCTTGTATCCTGAAAGTTCTTTTCAAAAAAGTTTGTACATTCTTCCTTTAGAGCCAACCATTTTTCTCCCTTATCCATAATTCTTCACCCCACTAATCTCCTAATATTGTGTCCCAATTCCTAATATATATTATAAGAAAAAAGAAACAAAATATTATAAAGCTTATCATAAACAAAAGAGATATTTCTTGAGAAAACCACCTTTTTAAATAAAAGAAGCTTTCTTAGAATCTTCCCAAGGGATAACTGATATCTCCATGACCCATAAGGCTTTCTCTGACTGCTCCATCCACTAAAAACTGCACCTTGTCTATATTCCCTAATTCTGTTAGAGAATAAATGATTTGCTGAGTAATTCCTATCTCTTGTATACTTGCCCCGTATAAATTCTCACTAGAAAGATCTACATAAGCAATTCCATCTTTGACAGTAACACTACGAGTAGTAAGATCTTTTGTGAACATGCTTTGGGCATTGGCAACTCTTGGTCCTTTTTTTAATTCTTCTAGGATGATTTGCTCAATGGCTCTTCCATCTTTCTTTACACTTCGTACCTCAGTTACCATATCATTATAATCTCCATTACCTGTCTCTACAATATATTGATTCATAAAATAAAGCTTAATATCTACCTGATTACTAGATTGTGTTTTATTAGGCTCTGACGTTGATTTTGATTCTTTATTTTGGCTAGAATCATTTTCTTCTTTAGTATTTTCTTTAATATCTTCTGGATTTTGCTCGTCCAATTCAACATCTTTATTGGGAAGAGTATTGTTTATTTCCTCAATAGAGATGCTATTTTCATCATTGAAATCTGGAATATCAATATCTAGTTTTTGATTAATATCCCATGATTTTTGATGGATATTTACTGAAAGATTTGTAGTTTGCTGTGTCTCAGAGTCTAAAATACTTATAGCAACAACAGTATTTGCCCCTCTAATATAGTTTTTGTTGTCTAAAATAAAACTCATTTTAAGATCTACTTCCATATTAGAAGCCTTCAAGAACTTATTAATTGCCTCACTAGAATTATTTTTTATCTCTTCTTGGGTAAGATTTATATCCCTTGAGGTTGCTTGTTGCATTAAAAGTTCTATGGTCATATCTTTTGTTATATCATTGTTTAGGCTATCTAAAAGGATTTGTTTTA harbors:
- a CDS encoding GerMN domain-containing protein — encoded protein: MKKGTLFFIAIVLLLFMISGCAQSSKTVLEEALTKTEKIQSQQTSVEMKFNMDDISSDNLETQMMAGLLQNSSVKVDTKVEGEKSQSNMKLSMAGFITVEGVTYTDGDKVAMKYPFINNLWGIGDRYILYNTKDVSPEQNNEMQMIQDEQMIEFNKLSRKALIDQIDEKQIVINKGVELETPNEVVKGTEYVITLPKDKASSFVKQILLDSLNNDITKDMTIELLMQQATSRDINLTQEEIKNNSSEAINKFLKASNMEVDLKMSFILDNKNYIRGANTVVAISILDSETQQTTNLSVNIHQKSWDINQKLDIDIPDFNDENSISIEEINNTLPNKDVELDEQNPEDIKENTKEENDSSQNKESKSTSEPNKTQSSNQVDIKLYFMNQYIVETGNGDYNDMVTEVRSVKKDGRAIEQIILEELKKGPRVANAQSMFTKDLTTRSVTVKDGIAYVDLSSENLYGASIQEIGITQQIIYSLTELGNIDKVQFLVDGAVRESLMGHGDISYPLGRF
- a CDS encoding uracil-DNA glycosylase codes for the protein MDKGEKWLALKEECTNFFEKNFQDTRKDIVFGAGDLDAAIMLIGEAPGRQEIEQRKPFVGAAGKNLDEFIEILQIDRRDIYIGNVVKFRPFKINPKTNRQVNRPPTQEEISLCKPYLEKEIEIIEPKIIVTLGNTPLKAISEDQEIKIGDVHGSPMTIHLPQYQKPLNIYPLYHPASIIYRRQLKEIYIEDVKKLKRIIHS